Genomic segment of Kibdelosporangium phytohabitans:
TCGCTTTCGCCTTGGCGCCACAAGGGGTTTGATCGCGTCGGGCTGGGATCCAGCGCGATGACCTTGAGAAGGTCGGGCTGAAGGCGGGCGTGGCGGTCGCCTTCAGCCCGGCCACTCGGGTCCCCCTCTTTCGCACACGTTTGCATCGGCTGTGATCAAGGTATGTCCGCGTTCGCGTCGCGGCCATGACGAATAAGACCTAGGTATGGCGCGGAACACCTAGTGGTTCCGGAATGCGATACTTCTTCATCCACAAAGGACTGACTCGGCGGCGTCCTGACGTGCCGCGCCGCCTGATCCACCTCGGATCGTGACACCGGCGCGGGGGGTGGCGCTCATAGAATCCGGGGATGGCCCAAGGTGATGGCGGCATCCGGATCAGTGACGCCGAACGGGACGAAGCTGTGTCGGCACTCGGTGCGCACATGTCCACCGGGCGCATCGACGTCAGCGAGTACGAGGAGCGGTGTGGCCTGGCCGCTGCCGCGCGGACCAGAGCCGACCTCGAAACGCTGTTCCGCGACCTGCCCGCCCCGCACCCCGACCTCAGCTCGGCCACCCCGCCGGTCGACCTGGTCAGGCGGACCGGTCAGCTGGTCAGCCGCCCGGCAGGCAAGGACGTGGATCGTGGTCGCGGGCAGTGTCAGCGACGCCGCCACGAAGCGGGCCCAGCCCGGCGAGTGAGAACTGTCGGACCCCCGGTCTAGCGTTGCCCCCGTGCGGACGACGACAGCGCTGGCAGCACGCAGTGGGTTCAGGATCCACGCCGTGACCTGCCGCGACGACCACACCGGCTGGTCCGGGCCCGAGTCGAGGGGCCGGTTCGGCTTCGTGCTGGTCCGGCGCGGCCGGTTCCGCTGGTCGTCGGACGGGCGTGTGGTCGATGTGGACACGACGGTCGGGTATGTGAGCGTTCCCGGTGCGGAGGAACGGTTCGCGCATCCGGCGGGCGGCGACGTGTGCACGTCGATCGAGGTCGGCCCGGAGCTGTGGCGTGGCGCGGTGGGCCCGGCGTTGTACGTCGACGCGCGAGTGGATCTGGCGCACAGTCGTTTGCTGACAGCGGTCCGTGGCGGGGATGTCGATTACGCGGTGGCGGACGAGTTGCTCGGGTTACTCGTGGCGGCGAGTGGTGCACCGGTGCTGGGTGGATCGCGGGACGGCACGATGCTCGCGGACGCCCGTGCGGCGATCCTGACCGAGGATCCCGGTGGGTTGCTGCCGTTGGCCGATCGGCTCGGTGTCTCGCCGTACCGGCTGAGCCGGGCGTTCCCGCGCGAGCTCGGCGTCACGGTGACGCAGTACCGCAACCGGGTCAGAGTCGGCAGGGCGATCGACCGGATCGCCGACGGGGAAAGGGATCTCGCCGCTCTCGCGGTCGAACTGGGCTACGCCGACCAGGCGCATCTGTCCCGTGTGGTCAGAACGCAGGTCGGCCGGACGCCGGGCGCGCTGCGGGCGTTGCTGCAAGGATCTTCAAGACCGACGAGGACCGCTGCCCGAGACTGCACGGAATGAGCAGGACATTGACAACGGTTGTGATCGACAGCGCCACACCGGCGGCGCTGGCGGAGTTCTACCACACGGTCACCGGGTGGGACATTTTGTCGAGCGGTGACGACTACGCCGCGCTGACCGGTGGCCCGGTGGGGCTGGCCTTCCAGTACGTGGCAGGCTACCGCGCAGCGGGGTGGCCGGACGCGGCCGAACACGTCCACCTGGACTTCGAGGTCGACGACGTCGACAAGGCGGTGGGGGAGCTCGTGAACGCCGGGGCGACGAAGCCGGACTTCCAGCCGGGCGGCGCGGACTGGACCGTGCTGCGCGACCCGGAGGGGCACGTCTTCTGCCTGGTGCCGCGCGAATCCGCGTGACACGAACGATGGAGGGGAACCGGACTTGACCGACGTCGCCGTTGGTTCGCTCGAAACTCCTGTCGGAGCACTGCACGTCGCGGTGACCGACGTGGGGCTCGCCGACGTGAGCTGGGTACGCACGAGAATGGCGTTGCCCGTCGTCGACGACCCCGACCGGGTCGCGCCTGTGCTCGCCCAGCTGGCCGAGTACTTCCGCGGCGCGCGCAGGAGTTTCGACGTACCGATCGACTGGCGGCAGACGGGCCAGCTGCAACGGGAGGTGCTGGAAACCTTGTACTCCACAGTGGACTACGGCGGGTCCGTCACCTACGGCGAACTCGCCACCCGCAGCGGCGATCGGGTACCGGCACGGGGGATCGGCTCGATCATGGGCTCGAACCCGGTCCCGATCGTCGTGCCGTGCCACCGGGTGGTGGCGAGCGACGGCCTCGGCGGCTACAGCGGGGGAACGGGCCAGGACGGGCTCGCGGTCAAGCAGTGGCTGCTGATCATGGAGGGGGCGCTGCCACCCACCCTCGGGTGGGATCCAGGTCATCTGGCTCTGTGAGCGCGGCGCGGACCCGGTTGCGTCCTTGGTTCTTCGCGCGGTACATGGCCTTGTCCGCCGCGGCGAGCACGTCGTCGAGGGCCGGACCCGAGCGCGGGTACACGGCCACGCCGACCGAGACGCTTATGTCTTCGATGACTGTGCCGGAGTGGCTGACAGTGAGGCGTTCCACGGCGTGCCGGATCCGTTCGGCGACGTCGACGAAGTGGTCGTCCGAGGCGAAGGACAGCAGCACCACGAACTCCTCGCCGCCGAACCGGCCGACGAGGTCGTAGTTGCGGACCTCG
This window contains:
- a CDS encoding helix-turn-helix domain-containing protein; amino-acid sequence: MRTTTALAARSGFRIHAVTCRDDHTGWSGPESRGRFGFVLVRRGRFRWSSDGRVVDVDTTVGYVSVPGAEERFAHPAGGDVCTSIEVGPELWRGAVGPALYVDARVDLAHSRLLTAVRGGDVDYAVADELLGLLVAASGAPVLGGSRDGTMLADARAAILTEDPGGLLPLADRLGVSPYRLSRAFPRELGVTVTQYRNRVRVGRAIDRIADGERDLAALAVELGYADQAHLSRVVRTQVGRTPGALRALLQGSSRPTRTAARDCTE
- a CDS encoding VOC family protein encodes the protein MSRTLTTVVIDSATPAALAEFYHTVTGWDILSSGDDYAALTGGPVGLAFQYVAGYRAAGWPDAAEHVHLDFEVDDVDKAVGELVNAGATKPDFQPGGADWTVLRDPEGHVFCLVPRESA
- a CDS encoding methylated-DNA--[protein]-cysteine S-methyltransferase; translation: MTDVAVGSLETPVGALHVAVTDVGLADVSWVRTRMALPVVDDPDRVAPVLAQLAEYFRGARRSFDVPIDWRQTGQLQREVLETLYSTVDYGGSVTYGELATRSGDRVPARGIGSIMGSNPVPIVVPCHRVVASDGLGGYSGGTGQDGLAVKQWLLIMEGALPPTLGWDPGHLAL
- a CDS encoding DUF1707 SHOCT-like domain-containing protein, with protein sequence MAQGDGGIRISDAERDEAVSALGAHMSTGRIDVSEYEERCGLAAAARTRADLETLFRDLPAPHPDLSSATPPVDLVRRTGQLVSRPAGKDVDRGRGQCQRRRHEAGPARRVRTVGPPV